In Vicingaceae bacterium, the following proteins share a genomic window:
- a CDS encoding fructosamine kinase family protein — protein MHFIKDILLKHKLIKNNEPVKIKSIGGGCINDAYLAATDAGNFFIKTKSICDENHLCEKENLEIFLNYGIPAPEPYCQGCIHGISYLVMEYLPDTRFQNEMAIAAHIVAKLHSVTHKDNLFGWHRNNFIGSISQHNVFSDNWTEFYLDYRIRPLLKQSFEMGYFDKEEVKLWNNLMEKTIPDLLPQKCASSLLHGDLWYGNIHFSNKQAYLIDPASYYGHYEVDLAMAKLFGGFDNQFFNQYFELKEYPDKYFNDRMLVYQIYPLLVHLILFGWGYKSQLISILKHFR, from the coding sequence ATGCATTTCATAAAAGATATTTTGCTTAAGCATAAACTTATCAAAAACAACGAACCTGTCAAAATAAAATCTATTGGCGGAGGGTGTATTAACGACGCTTATTTGGCAGCCACAGATGCAGGGAATTTTTTTATCAAAACAAAATCAATTTGCGATGAAAATCATCTATGTGAAAAAGAAAATCTTGAAATATTTCTCAATTACGGCATTCCTGCACCTGAGCCATATTGCCAGGGATGTATTCATGGCATATCTTATCTTGTGATGGAATATTTGCCGGACACGCGTTTTCAAAACGAAATGGCTATCGCTGCCCACATTGTGGCCAAACTTCATTCTGTCACACATAAAGACAATTTATTTGGTTGGCATAGAAATAATTTCATAGGCAGTATTTCTCAACATAATGTTTTTAGCGACAATTGGACGGAGTTTTATCTCGATTACCGTATTCGTCCTCTGTTAAAACAATCTTTTGAAATGGGATATTTTGATAAAGAAGAAGTTAAATTGTGGAATAACTTAATGGAAAAAACTATTCCCGATTTATTACCTCAAAAATGTGCATCATCTCTTTTGCATGGTGATTTATGGTATGGAAATATACATTTTTCAAACAAACAAGCATATTTGATCGATCCGGCAAGTTATTATGGTCATTATGAGGTTGATTTAGCCATGGCAAAGTTATTCGGCGGTTTTGACAACCAATTCTTTAACCAATATTTTGAATTAAAAGAATATCCCGACAAATACTTCAACGATAGAATGCTGGTTTATCAAATTTATCCATTGTTGGTACATTTGATTTTGTTTGGTTGGGGATATAAAAGTCAATTAATTTCTATTCTGAAACATTTCCGTTAA
- a CDS encoding MBL fold metallo-hydrolase — protein MQKPFLQFLGAAETVTGSKFLLSFPESRILIDCGLFQGVKKLRNLNWLVPPVDLSTIQYIIITHAHLDHVGMIPRWVMQGFAGKIFMTGPTEELAKIVLEDSAKIQMEEAEHINKIGYSKHKPALPLYDLKDVKYSYQYFHVVSIDKWITLSPGLRFRYRYAGHILGACWVEIDYHGETFIFSGDLGRYNNNLMYSPVSPDSCDVLVMESTYGNKQHPPLKSAEKKLLHLINQTYQREGNVIIPSFAVERTQDLMYILWKAQKEKKIPPVPLIMDSPMGKSAMDVFINFPEWHKLDLKLCREICQTFEIVGDIRDTYRIMDDPRPKIVIAGSGMITGGRVLFYLQRYIEQKNNTVILVGYQAEGTRGRRLLEGEKQLKIFDQYYQVNAKVYQLDGLSAHADSTELMKWLAGIKQKPKKIFLVHGETGPLDALRQKIEEKWPDIDVEIPSLFSTYPLNY, from the coding sequence ATGCAAAAACCATTTCTACAATTCTTAGGTGCAGCTGAAACAGTTACAGGTTCAAAGTTTCTTTTATCATTTCCTGAATCGAGAATTTTGATAGATTGCGGTCTATTTCAAGGTGTTAAAAAACTTCGAAATTTAAATTGGCTTGTTCCTCCTGTTGATCTATCAACGATACAATACATAATCATCACGCATGCTCACTTGGATCATGTTGGAATGATTCCCAGATGGGTGATGCAAGGGTTTGCCGGTAAGATATTTATGACCGGACCAACAGAAGAATTAGCCAAAATCGTATTGGAAGATAGTGCCAAGATTCAAATGGAAGAAGCCGAGCATATCAATAAAATCGGATATTCCAAACACAAACCTGCCCTTCCGCTCTATGATCTCAAAGACGTAAAGTATTCTTATCAATATTTTCATGTGGTTTCAATTGATAAATGGATTACTTTATCACCCGGCCTGAGATTTAGGTATCGCTATGCCGGACATATTTTGGGGGCATGTTGGGTTGAAATCGATTACCATGGTGAAACCTTTATCTTTTCCGGAGATTTGGGCAGATATAACAACAATCTGATGTATTCTCCGGTATCACCTGATAGTTGTGATGTTTTGGTGATGGAATCCACTTATGGCAATAAACAACATCCACCGTTGAAATCAGCCGAAAAAAAATTACTGCACCTAATCAACCAAACATATCAACGTGAAGGCAATGTCATAATACCCAGTTTTGCCGTTGAACGCACTCAGGATCTCATGTATATTTTATGGAAAGCTCAAAAAGAAAAAAAGATACCCCCTGTGCCTTTGATAATGGATAGTCCCATGGGTAAAAGCGCAATGGATGTATTTATAAATTTTCCGGAATGGCACAAACTTGATTTAAAATTGTGCCGTGAAATTTGCCAAACGTTTGAAATAGTGGGAGATATAAGGGACACATACAGAATAATGGATGATCCTCGTCCTAAAATCGTGATTGCCGGAAGCGGTATGATTACCGGAGGACGTGTTTTATTTTATTTGCAAAGATATATAGAACAAAAAAACAATACAGTAATATTGGTTGGCTATCAAGCAGAGGGAACACGAGGGAGAAGATTGTTGGAAGGAGAAAAGCAATTGAAAATTTTTGATCAATACTATCAGGTAAATGCCAAAGTATATCAATTGGATGGCTTGTCGGCACATGCAGATTCAACCGAATTAATGAAATGGTTGGCAGGAATCAAACAAAAACCGAAAAAAATATTTTTGGTGCATGGAGAAACAGGTCCCTTGGATGCCCTGCGACAAAAAATTGAAGAAAAATGGCCGGACATTGATGTAGAAATCCCTTCATTGTTTTCGACATACCCGCTCAATTATTAA
- a CDS encoding alanine dehydrogenase, with product MKIYFCSDSKKKTENRMKIGIIKEGKIPVDERVPLTPKQCRWIVDNYPGVEIYVQKSNVRRIKDEEYAKEGIPLVDDLRHCDIILGVKEVPISMLIPDKTYIFFSHTIKMQEYNKPLLKAIIEKNITLIDWELMKKNNKRVIGFGYFAGFVGAYNTFFTFGIVHKQYTLKRAYQLKDKTEVLDQLKNVTFRKPLKVILTGGGKVAHGVEDILQALSFKKVTPLQFLKNHFSDNVYTQLEVTEYFRRKDGKSFNKTEFYKNGNNVDYESDFLKYASSANFWIAGHYWDSKSPYILPAHMVKHPSMMLEIIGDISCDINGPVATTIRASSISSPYYFVNKYTLKEEDTYSEDTIPVMAVDNLPCELPVDASEHFGQMFIQFVLNELLKAESEMIKKATIVKNGGLTENFLYLKKWVES from the coding sequence ATGAAAATTTATTTTTGCAGCGATTCTAAGAAAAAAACTGAAAATAGAATGAAAATCGGTATCATAAAAGAAGGGAAAATTCCGGTGGACGAAAGAGTTCCTCTTACGCCCAAGCAATGCAGATGGATAGTAGACAACTATCCGGGTGTGGAAATTTATGTCCAAAAAAGCAATGTGCGTCGAATTAAAGACGAAGAATATGCCAAAGAAGGAATACCTTTGGTTGACGACTTAAGGCATTGTGATATCATCTTGGGTGTCAAGGAGGTTCCTATATCTATGTTGATCCCGGATAAAACTTATATTTTCTTTTCCCACACCATAAAAATGCAAGAGTACAATAAACCCCTTCTCAAAGCTATCATTGAAAAAAACATTACATTGATAGATTGGGAATTGATGAAAAAAAACAACAAACGCGTCATTGGTTTCGGATATTTTGCAGGTTTTGTAGGTGCATATAATACATTTTTCACATTTGGAATTGTTCATAAACAATATACTTTAAAACGTGCTTATCAATTAAAAGATAAGACAGAAGTATTGGATCAACTAAAAAATGTCACTTTTAGGAAACCTTTGAAAGTGATACTCACCGGTGGCGGGAAAGTAGCCCATGGCGTAGAAGATATTTTACAAGCCCTGTCATTTAAAAAAGTAACTCCTTTACAATTCTTAAAAAATCATTTTTCTGACAATGTATACACCCAACTTGAAGTTACCGAATATTTTAGAAGAAAGGACGGAAAAAGTTTTAATAAAACAGAGTTTTATAAAAATGGCAATAATGTTGATTACGAAAGTGATTTCTTAAAATATGCATCTTCCGCAAATTTTTGGATTGCAGGACATTATTGGGATTCAAAATCCCCTTATATACTTCCGGCCCACATGGTAAAACATCCTTCAATGATGCTGGAAATTATCGGAGATATCAGTTGCGATATCAATGGACCTGTGGCAACTACCATCAGGGCAAGCAGTATTTCCTCGCCCTACTATTTCGTGAATAAATATACATTGAAAGAAGAAGATACATACTCTGAAGATACCATTCCGGTCATGGCTGTAGACAATCTTCCTTGTGAGTTGCCGGTTGATGCTAGCGAGCATTTCGGACAAATGTTTATTCAATTTGTTTTAAATGAATTGTTGAAAGCGGAGAGCGAAATGATAAAAAAAGCCACCATTGTGAAAAATGGTGGCCTGACTGAAAATTTTCTTTACTTAAAAAAATGGGTAGAATCTTAA
- the gldN gene encoding gliding motility protein GldO: MKILKQTTFRYALVLLTLVSGTFSYTQNTPNILDGVYVKEHTPTRKVISYPHLREADVMWAMRVWRVLDMKEKMNHPLYYPIEPINNRKSLFDVIKIGIEEGTITAYGNPAIDDEFKTPLTKAEAKALLAEYQKIFREDLNTGELFEDSTLVEVTSRDIKRYWIKEDWFFDKQRSVLDVRIIGIAPLREKLEDDGVTVRGYLPMFWIYFPEARYVFANYDVFNRFNDAERRTFEDIFWKRIFSSYIRKVSNVYERYFVSYLTPWEQMLESEKVKEDIFVFEHDLWEF; this comes from the coding sequence ATGAAAATACTCAAACAAACAACATTCAGGTATGCATTGGTTCTCTTGACTTTAGTATCCGGAACCTTTTCATACACACAAAATACTCCGAACATACTAGATGGTGTGTATGTAAAAGAACATACACCGACCAGAAAGGTAATTTCTTATCCACATCTACGTGAGGCAGATGTTATGTGGGCAATGAGGGTGTGGCGTGTGTTGGATATGAAAGAAAAAATGAACCACCCTCTGTATTATCCCATTGAACCTATCAACAATCGAAAAAGTTTGTTTGATGTAATTAAAATTGGAATAGAAGAAGGCACCATAACGGCTTATGGTAATCCTGCCATTGATGATGAATTTAAAACGCCTTTGACAAAAGCAGAAGCCAAAGCCCTGCTCGCCGAATATCAAAAAATTTTCAGAGAAGATCTTAATACAGGGGAACTATTTGAAGATTCCACTTTGGTGGAAGTTACTTCTCGTGACATAAAAAGATATTGGATAAAAGAGGACTGGTTTTTCGACAAACAAAGGTCAGTTTTGGATGTCAGAATCATTGGCATTGCTCCTCTTCGTGAAAAGTTGGAAGATGATGGGGTAACGGTCAGAGGTTATCTTCCTATGTTTTGGATATATTTTCCCGAAGCAAGATATGTATTTGCCAATTATGATGTGTTTAACCGCTTTAACGACGCTGAGAGACGAACTTTTGAAGATATTTTCTGGAAAAGAATTTTTAGCAGTTATATTCGTAAAGTTTCAAATGTTTACGAAAGGTATTTTGTCAGTTATTTGACTCCATGGGAGCAAATGCTAGAATCGGAGAAAGTGAAAGAAGATATTTTTGTGTTTGAGCATGATTTGTGGGAGTTTTAA
- the gldM gene encoding gliding motility protein GldM produces MGGGKLPPRQKMIGMMYLVLTALLALNVSKSILDAFVIINNGLERTKTNFADKNASDYAAFERAYNENKTKVGPYYQKAQTIKKLADDIVSYIDKMKVEIIKQTEGIPENKIIGKDQFGRDTIIDMKWINAKDNYDVPTHVLIGDDPAKPKSGELTANALRKKLEDFKNQALQILGNDPGAKAIVAAINQTYDFSDKRDASGTLHNWESYYFDHVPLAATVSILTKMQTDVRNTESDIVKYLLSSVDASSFKFNKLAPAVIANSNYVLLGDTFRAEVFLAAFDTTQSPLIYVGSEIDTTNPADLKMKGEFDSLPITPDGKGLLKLAAKSEGEYTYKGIIHFKAPGGKILKFPWKTTFQVAKPAATIAATKMNVFYIGVDNPVSISAPGVPADKLKPSISGGGGSISKKGNEWIVRVKQPGTCRVIVNADVQGGTKKMGEMEFRVKRIPNPVPYVGGKTGSDNISLAQLKATSGIIAKMENFDFEVSVTVNSFLFSTVVNGVLIEEPVTGNRFNSKVESLINQAKKNQKVYFEKIMVRMPDGTVRELPPISLKIQ; encoded by the coding sequence ATGGGAGGAGGTAAATTACCACCACGACAGAAGATGATCGGGATGATGTACTTGGTGTTGACGGCGCTTTTGGCGTTGAACGTTTCCAAGTCAATCCTAGATGCTTTTGTGATTATCAATAATGGTTTGGAAAGAACCAAAACTAATTTTGCCGATAAAAATGCTTCCGATTACGCTGCATTTGAAAGAGCATATAATGAAAACAAAACCAAAGTTGGCCCCTACTACCAAAAAGCCCAAACCATAAAGAAATTGGCAGATGATATTGTTTCTTACATTGACAAAATGAAGGTGGAAATTATCAAGCAAACCGAAGGAATTCCGGAAAATAAAATTATCGGAAAAGACCAGTTTGGACGCGATACCATCATTGATATGAAGTGGATTAATGCAAAAGATAATTATGACGTTCCTACGCATGTTTTGATTGGCGATGATCCTGCCAAACCCAAATCCGGAGAATTAACTGCCAATGCGCTTAGAAAGAAACTCGAAGATTTTAAGAATCAAGCACTTCAAATATTAGGCAATGACCCCGGTGCCAAAGCCATTGTGGCTGCCATTAATCAAACATATGATTTTTCTGATAAAAGAGATGCAAGTGGCACACTACATAATTGGGAAAGTTATTATTTTGATCATGTGCCTTTGGCTGCCACCGTTTCTATTCTTACAAAAATGCAAACCGATGTCCGAAATACAGAATCTGACATTGTAAAGTATTTGTTGAGTTCTGTCGATGCCAGCTCATTTAAATTTAATAAATTGGCTCCTGCGGTCATTGCAAATTCAAATTATGTTTTATTGGGTGATACATTTAGGGCTGAGGTGTTTCTTGCTGCCTTTGATACTACTCAATCTCCTCTTATTTATGTCGGATCTGAAATTGATACGACCAACCCTGCAGATTTAAAAATGAAAGGTGAATTTGATTCACTTCCCATTACGCCTGACGGTAAAGGTTTATTAAAATTGGCTGCCAAAAGTGAAGGCGAATATACTTATAAAGGGATTATTCATTTTAAAGCTCCCGGAGGAAAAATCTTGAAATTCCCCTGGAAAACTACCTTCCAGGTGGCAAAACCTGCCGCAACGATTGCTGCTACCAAAATGAATGTTTTTTATATTGGTGTTGACAATCCGGTGTCAATTTCTGCACCCGGTGTACCTGCCGATAAGTTAAAACCAAGCATATCCGGTGGCGGAGGTTCCATTTCGAAGAAAGGAAATGAATGGATAGTTCGAGTGAAACAACCGGGAACGTGTAGAGTCATTGTAAATGCAGATGTTCAAGGAGGAACAAAAAAAATGGGTGAAATGGAATTCAGAGTGAAAAGAATTCCAAATCCGGTTCCTTATGTTGGAGGTAAAACAGGTTCAGATAATATTTCTCTCGCACAGTTAAAAGCAACTTCAGGAATTATTGCTAAAATGGAAAACTTTGATTTTGAAGTGTCTGTTACCGTCAATTCATTTCTGTTTTCTACTGTGGTGAACGGTGTATTGATTGAGGAACCGGTAACCGGTAACCGTTTTAATAGTAAAGTAGAAAGTTTGATAAACCAGGCCAAAAAAAATCAAAAGGTATATTTTGAAAAAATTATGGTAAGAATGCCTGATGGCACCGTGCGCGAATTGCCTCCAATTAGTTTAAAAATACAATAG
- the gldK gene encoding gliding motility lipoprotein GldK — protein MKKIIPISILSFGLFACSKDTGELIGVQGREPWYQPDPYGMLYIPMGSYNMGQSDQDVPYSLTAPQKTVSVQAFYIDQTEITNNEYRQFVYWVRDSIARRILGEEVSEEDFLISENDFGEEIDPPFINWYSKIRWDDQEVREATEQMFYPESERFYRRREFDTRKLNYEYYWIDLKSAALRVNRPQGLKDRSVFIKKDVINVYPDTLAWIHDFTYSFNEPMTQNYFWHPAYDDYPVVGVSWKQARAFCIWRTQLLSSFLINMGSILVNDFRLPTESEWEWAARGGLDLSPYPWGGPYIRNSRGCFLGNFKPLRGNYIDDGGFHTVGAFSYNPNDYGLYCMAGNAAEWTSNAFDESAYNFAHDLNMDYQYDAKDEDPPALKRKVLRGGSWKDVAYYLQVGTRTYEYQDTAKCYIGFRCVMTFLGRDKADYN, from the coding sequence ATGAAAAAGATCATACCCATAAGCATTTTATCCTTTGGATTATTTGCTTGTTCAAAAGACACCGGAGAATTAATCGGTGTGCAAGGCCGCGAACCATGGTATCAGCCCGATCCCTACGGTATGTTATATATTCCGATGGGAAGCTACAACATGGGACAAAGTGACCAGGATGTGCCCTATTCATTGACTGCCCCTCAAAAAACCGTTTCGGTCCAAGCATTTTATATTGACCAGACAGAAATAACAAATAACGAATACCGTCAATTTGTTTATTGGGTCAGAGATTCAATTGCCAGAAGAATCTTGGGAGAAGAGGTCAGCGAAGAAGATTTCTTGATAAGCGAAAACGATTTTGGTGAAGAGATTGATCCGCCTTTTATAAATTGGTATTCGAAAATCAGATGGGATGATCAAGAGGTGAGAGAAGCCACAGAACAAATGTTTTATCCCGAATCCGAAAGATTCTATCGTCGCCGTGAATTCGACACTCGTAAATTGAATTATGAATATTATTGGATCGATCTTAAATCGGCTGCGTTGAGAGTGAACCGTCCCCAGGGTTTAAAAGACAGATCTGTTTTTATCAAAAAAGATGTTATAAATGTATATCCCGATACATTGGCCTGGATACATGATTTCACCTACTCTTTTAATGAGCCAATGACTCAAAACTATTTCTGGCATCCTGCTTACGATGACTATCCGGTGGTGGGTGTCAGCTGGAAACAAGCTCGTGCATTTTGTATATGGAGAACACAGTTGCTTAGTTCATTTCTCATCAACATGGGCTCAATCCTTGTCAATGATTTTAGGTTGCCTACTGAAAGCGAATGGGAATGGGCCGCAAGAGGTGGTCTTGATTTAAGCCCTTATCCTTGGGGTGGTCCTTACATCAGAAACAGCCGGGGATGTTTCCTTGGTAACTTTAAACCATTGCGTGGGAATTATATCGATGATGGAGGTTTTCACACCGTTGGGGCATTCTCTTATAATCCCAATGATTATGGTTTGTATTGTATGGCCGGAAATGCTGCCGAATGGACAAGCAATGCTTTTGATGAATCGGCTTATAACTTTGCACATGATTTGAACATGGATTATCAATATGATGCCAAAGATGAAGATCCTCCTGCATTGAAAAGAAAAGTCCTGAGAGGTGGTTCCTGGAAGGATGTTGCATATTACCTTCAAGTGGGTACCCGCACCTACGAATATCAAGATACTGCAAAATGTTATATCGGGTTTAGATGTGTTATGACATTCCTTGGCCGGGATAAAGCTGATTACAATTAA
- the fjo29 gene encoding arginase, with the protein MELKEFFQPAGITLQRSIYGQLYNTLFINKDSQDFDFYADYDLAIIGIQDLRESRYPGGDSNVQEIRKEFYRLHDHGFNLKVADFGNLITGKDLSDTLFAIKIITTTLVQKGVIPVFIGGGQHFTYPIYAAISELTQLTNLLVIDAMFDIGNEADENLNSSNFLSKIITHQPSSLFNYTNLGYQTYMVSSEELELMEKLNFDYIRVGLLRQNFADIEPYIRSAEIVSVDPLSIRNSDFQSSQQSPHGLHGEEFCQLMLFTGLSDNLKVLGFFETHNEQNCPQNNRLLAHGLWHVLLGLKNKIKEKPYQNRKNFQKYLVCFDIGELVFYKNKHSEKWWMEVKYPDKNEEIGNKTLLIPCSESDYLMALNHEIPPRWLKFYNKII; encoded by the coding sequence ATGGAATTAAAAGAATTTTTTCAACCGGCCGGTATCACACTTCAAAGATCCATATACGGTCAATTATATAATACATTGTTTATCAACAAAGATTCACAAGATTTTGATTTTTATGCCGATTACGATTTGGCCATTATAGGAATACAAGATTTGCGTGAATCACGTTATCCCGGCGGGGACTCCAATGTTCAAGAAATACGTAAGGAATTTTACAGGTTGCACGATCATGGTTTCAATTTGAAAGTGGCTGATTTTGGTAATTTAATTACCGGCAAAGATTTATCCGACACCCTGTTTGCCATTAAAATCATCACTACCACACTGGTTCAAAAAGGGGTGATACCTGTATTTATTGGTGGAGGGCAACATTTTACTTATCCTATTTATGCTGCCATCAGTGAATTGACACAACTGACAAATTTATTGGTCATAGATGCCATGTTTGACATTGGAAATGAAGCCGATGAAAACTTAAACAGCAGTAACTTTCTGTCAAAAATTATCACCCATCAACCTTCGTCATTGTTTAATTATACCAATTTAGGGTATCAAACATATATGGTCAGCAGTGAGGAATTGGAATTGATGGAAAAATTAAATTTTGATTACATAAGGGTAGGGTTACTAAGACAGAATTTTGCAGATATAGAACCATACATCCGAAGTGCAGAAATTGTTTCAGTCGATCCACTGTCTATTAGAAACAGTGATTTTCAAAGCAGCCAACAATCGCCCCATGGATTGCATGGTGAAGAGTTTTGTCAACTAATGTTATTCACCGGACTTTCGGATAATTTAAAAGTATTGGGATTTTTTGAAACTCATAACGAACAAAATTGTCCCCAAAACAACCGCTTGTTGGCTCATGGATTATGGCATGTATTGTTAGGGCTAAAAAATAAAATAAAAGAAAAACCATATCAAAACCGCAAGAATTTTCAAAAATATCTTGTGTGTTTTGATATAGGCGAGTTGGTATTTTACAAAAACAAACATTCCGAGAAATGGTGGATGGAAGTAAAATATCCCGATAAAAATGAAGAAATCGGAAATAAAACCCTCTTAATTCCTTGCTCTGAAAGTGATTATTTAATGGCTTTAAATCACGAGATTCCACCTCGCTGGTTGAAATTTTATAACAAAATCATTTAA
- the topA gene encoding DNA topoisomerase 1: MPKNLVIVESPAKGKTIEGFLGKEYTVKSSFGHIRDLPEKSLAIDIEHNYQPKYVIPPDKKKIVKELEKAVAESEVIWLATDEDREGEAISWHLKEALKIPDEKYKRIVFHEITKDAIVQAIKNPRKIDMHLVNAQQARRVIDRLVGYEMSPVLWKKVKPALSAGRVQSVAVRLIVEREREIENFAEKDYFKVTGYFETPSGDSFKAELDKRFDNEQEALEFLKACQNNTFKILNVETKPAKRSPAPPFTTSTLQQEASRKLGFSVAQTMMIAQRLYEAGKITYMRTDSVNLSDLAINTAKNEIIKLFGKEYSKPRRYQTKNKSAQEAHEAIRPTYIQQSSIKGNDQEVKLYDLIWKRTLASQMADAELERTLIYVSTPFEELKFVAKGEVILFDGFLKVYVESDDHDQEEDSLELLPKIKAGEIVTVKKIDAIQRFYQHPPRYTEASLVKKLEELGIGRPSTYAPTISTIIKRGYVVKESREGHERKYKVISLENQKIIDSLKSEITGREKNKLFPTDIGKVVNDFLMEYFPEIMDYGFTAQIEKEFDIIAEGKMEWTEMVDRFYKSFHKEVEKTLETAQKTTGERLLGKDPKTGRNVYVKIGRYGPMIQMGEATDDDKPLFASLPKGVSMDDVTLEDALKWLSFPKHLGEFEKKEVLINRGKFGPYIKWGNEFISLKTVERWEELTLEKAIKIIQENQSKTSSNVIIEFPEHDIKVLKGRYGPYIKKGKKNYKLPKEYQQDPSKLTLEDCLKIIQPDK; this comes from the coding sequence ATGCCAAAAAATTTAGTCATAGTTGAGTCTCCGGCCAAGGGTAAAACTATAGAAGGTTTTCTGGGCAAAGAATACACTGTTAAAAGCAGTTTCGGACATATAAGAGATTTGCCCGAAAAATCCCTGGCTATTGACATAGAACATAACTACCAACCTAAATATGTTATACCACCGGACAAGAAAAAAATTGTAAAAGAATTGGAAAAGGCGGTGGCCGAATCTGAAGTCATTTGGTTGGCAACCGATGAAGACCGAGAAGGAGAGGCCATTTCATGGCATTTAAAAGAAGCCCTTAAAATTCCTGATGAAAAATACAAACGAATAGTTTTCCATGAGATTACCAAAGATGCCATTGTTCAAGCCATTAAAAATCCAAGGAAAATAGACATGCATCTTGTCAATGCCCAACAAGCCCGTAGAGTCATTGACCGTTTGGTTGGATATGAAATGTCTCCCGTATTGTGGAAAAAAGTCAAGCCGGCTTTGAGTGCAGGGCGTGTACAATCCGTAGCCGTAAGATTGATAGTTGAAAGGGAAAGGGAAATTGAAAATTTTGCCGAGAAGGATTATTTTAAAGTAACAGGTTATTTTGAAACACCTTCCGGTGATTCTTTCAAAGCCGAATTGGATAAAAGGTTTGATAATGAACAAGAGGCCCTTGAATTTTTAAAAGCATGTCAAAACAATACATTTAAAATACTCAATGTTGAGACAAAACCGGCTAAGCGTTCGCCCGCTCCTCCTTTTACAACATCAACACTCCAGCAAGAAGCTTCCAGAAAACTTGGTTTCTCCGTAGCACAAACCATGATGATTGCCCAGCGCTTATATGAGGCCGGTAAAATTACATACATGCGTACCGACTCGGTGAATTTATCGGATTTGGCAATAAATACGGCTAAAAACGAGATTATTAAACTTTTTGGTAAAGAATATTCCAAGCCAAGGCGTTATCAAACAAAAAATAAATCGGCTCAAGAAGCCCATGAAGCCATCAGGCCAACATATATTCAACAATCGTCCATCAAAGGGAACGATCAAGAGGTTAAACTTTATGATTTAATATGGAAAAGGACATTAGCATCACAAATGGCCGATGCCGAATTGGAAAGAACATTAATCTACGTGTCGACTCCATTTGAAGAGTTAAAATTTGTGGCCAAAGGTGAGGTTATTCTTTTTGACGGATTCCTGAAAGTGTATGTAGAGTCGGATGATCACGATCAAGAGGAGGATTCATTGGAACTCCTGCCAAAAATTAAAGCCGGAGAAATTGTAACAGTCAAAAAAATCGACGCCATACAAAGGTTTTATCAACATCCTCCTCGCTATACCGAGGCAAGTTTAGTTAAGAAGTTGGAAGAACTTGGCATTGGCCGTCCATCGACTTATGCACCCACGATATCTACTATTATCAAGAGAGGTTATGTTGTAAAAGAATCAAGAGAAGGGCACGAAAGAAAATATAAAGTAATTTCTCTGGAGAATCAAAAAATCATCGATTCACTTAAAAGTGAAATTACAGGACGTGAGAAAAATAAATTGTTTCCAACTGATATAGGCAAAGTAGTCAATGATTTTTTGATGGAATATTTTCCTGAAATTATGGATTATGGCTTTACTGCCCAAATAGAAAAGGAATTTGACATTATTGCAGAGGGTAAAATGGAATGGACCGAAATGGTCGACCGCTTTTATAAATCTTTTCACAAAGAAGTAGAAAAAACATTAGAAACAGCACAAAAAACAACAGGTGAAAGATTATTAGGCAAGGATCCCAAAACCGGACGAAACGTATATGTGAAGATTGGCCGTTATGGTCCAATGATACAAATGGGCGAGGCCACCGATGATGACAAGCCTTTGTTTGCATCATTGCCCAAAGGGGTAAGCATGGATGATGTCACTTTGGAAGATGCGTTGAAGTGGCTCAGTTTTCCCAAACATCTCGGTGAGTTCGAAAAGAAAGAAGTGTTGATCAACCGCGGAAAGTTTGGTCCTTATATAAAATGGGGCAATGAGTTTATTTCTTTGAAAACTGTAGAGCGTTGGGAAGAACTGACCCTCGAAAAAGCAATAAAAATTATTCAAGAAAATCAATCAAAAACATCATCCAATGTAATCATCGAATTTCCCGAACATGATATAAAGGTATTGAAAGGTCGCTATGGCCCTTATATAAAAAAAGGTAAAAAGAATTATAAACTTCCTAAAGAATACCAACAAGATCCTTCAAAATTGACTTTGGAGGATTGCTTGAAAATAATACAACCTGATAAGTAA